One genomic window of Deltaproteobacteria bacterium includes the following:
- a CDS encoding IS21 family transposase has product MERRLRREEVVTIGVLYERGMSMRAIARQLGVDEKAVRYRLERLKTRARDRRADQVSSVAPFAEAIGEWMRGMAAGRGANGLALYEWLVAEHGYAGSYKAVQRFVRAQYPAPKIRVRRRVETPPGAQAQADWAEFRGVVVAAAPRDLFAFHLVLSHSRHEAIVWSERTDELAWLTVHNAALQRLGGVPGVIRVDNTKTAIATGAGPRGVVNERYATYARALRFHVDAARPYTPEDKGKVERRILAHKAGFDPRRRSWRDLVELQAATDAAVQRSAEKRICPATGASVWESFQAEQKRLTPLPEHLPEPFDLVAQRRVGRDSTVAFEGRTYSVPFRFAEQVVEVRGCSATVQVWAEGAVVAEHARATRARIVLDPSHYEGESTERVSAPVPVGRMGQRLAEILAMAPAQRPIDFYAALAGVAR; this is encoded by the coding sequence ATGGAGCGCCGGCTGAGACGGGAGGAAGTGGTGACGATCGGAGTTCTTTACGAGCGGGGCATGAGCATGCGGGCGATCGCGCGGCAGCTCGGGGTCGACGAAAAGGCGGTGCGCTACCGGCTCGAGCGGCTAAAGACACGAGCGCGAGACCGGCGTGCGGACCAGGTGTCGTCGGTCGCGCCGTTCGCCGAGGCGATCGGCGAGTGGATGCGTGGGATGGCCGCGGGGCGCGGCGCGAACGGCTTGGCGCTGTACGAGTGGCTGGTGGCGGAGCACGGCTACGCGGGCAGCTACAAGGCGGTGCAGCGCTTCGTGCGGGCGCAGTACCCCGCGCCCAAGATCCGGGTGCGGCGGCGGGTCGAGACGCCGCCGGGCGCGCAGGCGCAAGCGGACTGGGCGGAGTTTCGCGGGGTGGTGGTCGCGGCGGCGCCGCGCGATCTGTTCGCGTTTCACCTGGTGCTCTCGCACTCGCGCCACGAGGCGATCGTGTGGTCGGAGCGCACGGACGAGCTGGCCTGGCTGACGGTGCACAACGCGGCGCTGCAGCGACTGGGTGGCGTGCCGGGCGTGATCCGCGTCGACAACACCAAGACGGCGATCGCGACGGGCGCGGGGCCGCGGGGCGTGGTGAACGAGCGCTACGCGACGTATGCGCGGGCGCTGCGCTTCCACGTCGACGCGGCACGGCCGTACACGCCCGAGGACAAGGGCAAGGTGGAGCGCCGAATCCTCGCGCACAAGGCGGGCTTCGATCCGCGCCGCCGTAGCTGGCGCGATCTGGTCGAGCTTCAGGCGGCGACCGACGCGGCGGTGCAGAGGAGCGCCGAGAAGCGGATCTGTCCCGCGACGGGCGCGAGCGTGTGGGAGAGCTTCCAAGCGGAGCAGAAGCGGCTGACTCCGCTGCCCGAGCATCTGCCCGAGCCGTTTGACCTGGTCGCGCAGCGGCGCGTCGGCCGCGATTCAACGGTGGCGTTCGAGGGGCGCACGTACAGCGTGCCGTTTCGCTTCGCGGAGCAGGTGGTGGAGGTGCGCGGCTGCTCGGCGACGGTGCAGGTCTGGGCCGAGGGCGCAGTCGTGGCGGAGCATGCGCGCGCGACGCGAGCGCGGATCGTGCTCGACCCGAGTCACTACGAGGGCGAGAGCACCGAGCGCGTGTCGGCGCCGGTGCCGGTCGGGCGCATGGGGCAGCGACTCGCCGAGATCCTGGCGATGGCTCCGGCGCAGCGGCCGATCGACTTCTACGCAGCGCTTGCGGGGGTGGCGCGATGA